In Spirosoma aureum, a single genomic region encodes these proteins:
- the secDF gene encoding protein translocase subunit SecDF has product MQNRTGILILTGVIAAICVYFLSFTFVSRGIKDDAEAYATNKQGQVDRSKKQHYLDSLWKEPVYLGSTLQEVTERELGLGLDLQGGMHVVLEVSPADILRGLSGNNRDPKFNEALKLAAEDKKTSNTSFVDLFADNFKKLAPETKLASVFATSANRSKINFQSSDTEVRKLLNDEVNGAFGRAFQIIQARVDKFGVANPNIQRLPGSGRIQIELPGVDNPERIRRLLTGAAKLEFTEVYRLNELAPAIEGMGAYLLREEAARKAAIKTTATTPAAGTATKGNSLESQLAQGSKKDSTAKSDTAAAAAQGTALTQLFLPVGQDQLGVYLKDTARANAVLNAPEVRSLFPADAIFAWDRKTFKATDGKEILPLYFLKKPGGRAPLEGDVITDAANDYDDRGRPEVTMNMNAEGGRKWKNLTAANVGRPVAILLDNLVYTAPNVQNEIPNGRSSISGNFTVEETKDMANVLKAGKLPAPTTIVEENVVGATLGSEAVSAGVLSSIVGILLVLGFVVFYYNRAGFIADIALIINLFFLMGVMASLGAVLTMPGIAGIVLSIGMAVDANVLIFERIKEELALGKGFKQAVTDGFQNAMSSIIDSNVTTFLTGIVLFIFGTGLILGFATTLLIGILTSLFAAIFITRIILEYYIRNGQTLTFTSSWAKNLFKDSNFDFVSRRKLYYTVSSVIIAAGIISVIFKGFGLGVDFKGGRSYVVRFEKSVSTDDVRNSLEGVLGSSPEVKTYGGTGIGANQVKVTTPYLVDDNSQGADKRAEAAIYKGLSSLTGNPARIESSQKVGPTIAYDILTSALWSILLAVAVVFIYILIRFKRLAFGYGAVVAMFHDVLIILAIFSIFNGLLPFSLDVDQAFVGALLTIMGYSMNDTVVVFDRVREYLSENRGKKESIPTIINNALNSTLSRTAVTGFSTILVLLVLFIFGGETIRGFSFAMLIGVIVGTYSSLFVATPIVVDALSRDQEKDNGTPTATIEKKTGFDAIPSDFTSAAPATPEEFTAKKEKKVKTPLIRPSQS; this is encoded by the coding sequence ATGCAAAACCGAACCGGAATACTCATTCTGACGGGCGTAATTGCAGCTATCTGCGTTTACTTCCTGTCATTTACGTTTGTCTCGCGGGGCATCAAAGACGATGCTGAGGCTTACGCAACTAACAAGCAAGGTCAGGTCGACCGTTCTAAAAAGCAGCACTACCTTGATTCGCTCTGGAAAGAACCCGTCTATCTGGGTAGCACACTTCAGGAAGTTACCGAACGGGAGCTTGGCCTTGGCCTCGACCTTCAGGGTGGTATGCACGTAGTGCTGGAAGTATCGCCTGCCGATATTCTACGTGGGCTGTCGGGAAACAATCGCGATCCGAAATTCAATGAAGCGCTGAAACTAGCGGCTGAAGATAAGAAGACAAGTAATACAAGCTTTGTCGACTTGTTTGCTGACAACTTCAAGAAGCTTGCTCCAGAAACCAAACTGGCGAGTGTTTTTGCGACGAGTGCAAACCGGAGCAAAATCAACTTCCAGTCGTCGGATACGGAAGTGCGGAAATTACTGAATGATGAAGTGAATGGCGCTTTCGGGCGAGCATTCCAGATCATTCAGGCGCGGGTCGATAAGTTTGGTGTAGCCAACCCAAACATTCAACGGTTACCCGGTTCGGGCCGGATTCAGATCGAACTGCCGGGCGTTGATAACCCCGAGCGGATTCGTCGTCTGTTGACGGGTGCTGCCAAACTCGAATTCACGGAAGTTTACCGCCTGAACGAACTGGCTCCTGCCATCGAAGGAATGGGCGCTTATCTGTTACGCGAAGAGGCCGCCCGTAAAGCAGCCATAAAAACAACTGCCACAACACCTGCTGCCGGAACGGCCACCAAAGGAAACAGCCTCGAATCGCAATTGGCTCAGGGGTCAAAGAAAGACTCGACGGCTAAAAGTGATACTGCGGCTGCAGCTGCTCAGGGAACCGCTCTTACTCAATTGTTCCTGCCAGTTGGCCAGGATCAGCTAGGTGTTTACCTGAAAGATACAGCTCGCGCCAATGCCGTTCTGAATGCTCCTGAAGTGCGCAGCTTGTTCCCAGCCGACGCTATCTTCGCCTGGGATCGTAAGACCTTCAAAGCAACGGATGGCAAAGAAATTCTGCCGCTCTACTTCCTGAAAAAACCAGGCGGTCGCGCTCCGCTTGAAGGCGATGTTATTACCGATGCCGCCAACGATTATGATGACCGTGGCCGTCCGGAAGTGACGATGAACATGAACGCTGAAGGTGGTCGCAAATGGAAAAATCTGACGGCTGCCAACGTTGGTCGGCCGGTAGCTATTCTGCTCGACAACCTGGTTTATACGGCGCCAAACGTGCAGAACGAGATCCCAAATGGTCGTTCGAGCATATCAGGCAACTTCACCGTTGAAGAGACCAAAGACATGGCCAACGTGCTGAAAGCTGGTAAACTCCCTGCGCCAACCACAATCGTAGAAGAAAATGTTGTCGGAGCGACGCTGGGTTCAGAAGCCGTAAGTGCTGGTGTGCTTTCGTCGATTGTCGGTATTCTGCTGGTATTGGGCTTCGTGGTGTTCTATTACAACCGGGCCGGATTTATTGCTGACATAGCGCTGATTATTAACCTGTTCTTCCTGATGGGCGTAATGGCATCACTGGGTGCGGTGTTAACCATGCCGGGTATTGCGGGTATCGTATTGTCGATTGGTATGGCTGTGGATGCGAACGTACTTATTTTCGAGCGTATCAAAGAAGAACTGGCGCTGGGCAAGGGGTTCAAACAGGCTGTTACGGATGGATTCCAGAATGCAATGTCGTCTATTATTGATTCGAACGTGACGACATTCCTGACGGGTATTGTCCTGTTCATTTTCGGTACGGGCTTAATCCTGGGTTTTGCGACAACGCTTCTCATCGGTATTCTGACCTCATTATTCGCAGCTATTTTCATCACCCGTATCATTCTGGAATATTATATCCGGAATGGACAAACGCTGACGTTTACCTCGTCGTGGGCAAAGAACCTGTTCAAAGATTCTAACTTCGATTTCGTTTCCCGGCGGAAACTGTACTACACGGTTTCATCCGTTATCATTGCTGCCGGTATCATCTCCGTTATTTTCAAAGGATTCGGACTGGGTGTCGATTTCAAAGGTGGCCGGTCGTATGTCGTTCGCTTTGAAAAATCGGTAAGTACCGACGACGTTCGTAACTCGCTCGAAGGTGTATTAGGTTCGTCGCCCGAAGTTAAAACCTATGGTGGCACGGGTATTGGTGCCAATCAGGTAAAAGTAACGACGCCCTATCTGGTTGATGATAATTCGCAGGGTGCCGACAAACGGGCCGAAGCCGCTATCTACAAAGGCTTAAGCAGCCTGACCGGCAATCCGGCTCGTATCGAAAGCTCGCAAAAAGTCGGACCAACTATTGCGTACGATATTCTGACATCGGCATTATGGTCTATCTTATTGGCCGTCGCAGTCGTATTTATTTATATTCTGATCCGATTTAAGCGACTGGCGTTTGGTTATGGTGCTGTTGTTGCCATGTTCCACGATGTACTGATCATTCTGGCTATCTTCTCGATCTTCAACGGCCTGCTGCCTTTCTCGCTCGATGTTGACCAGGCATTTGTGGGTGCCTTGCTGACGATTATGGGTTATTCCATGAACGATACTGTTGTTGTATTTGACCGGGTTCGTGAATACCTCAGTGAAAACCGGGGCAAAAAAGAAAGCATCCCGACCATTATCAACAACGCCCTGAACAGCACATTGAGTCGCACGGCCGTAACTGGTTTCTCAACGATTCTGGTATTACTTGTACTCTTCATCTTTGGTGGAGAAACCATTCGGGGTTTCTCGTTCGCTATGCTGATTGGTGTCATTGTCGGTACCTATTCGTCGTTGTTTGTGGCCACCCCGATTGTGGTTGATGCGCTGAGCCGAGATCAGGAGAAAGATAACGGAACACCAACTGCCACCATTGAAAAGAAAACCGGATTCGATGCCATTCCGTCTGACTTTACGAGCGCAGCACCTGCCACGCCCGAAGAGTTTACGGCAAAAAAAGAAAAGAAAGTAAAAACACCTCTGATTCGTCCATCGCAATCATAA
- a CDS encoding APC family permease, with the protein METKLKPVDTSVWRKKPLAAYEADMKKSELKRVLTRWGLTSLGIGAVIGGGIFVLTGIAAHDWAGPALALSFVLAGVACTFAALCYAEFASILPVEGSAYAYSYGTVGEIFAWLIGWNLILEYMMGATTVAVSWSGYFEKLLHLFGITPPIYLMNDPITAQEKAEKLRAAGEIIPDFSFAVNLPAFLIVLVVTYILVRGIKEAASTNNIIVIVKVAVVIFVIIVGAFYIDTTNWTPFIPQPVIDNSGQQHYGFNGIVTAASIVFFAYIGFDAVSTQAGEAINPKKDVPFAIIASLIICTILYILVSLVLTGMVPFKDLDLKAPVAQAFADKGLTWAVYIITIAALGGLTSVMLVMMLGQTRIFLGMAKDGLLPKNMFASIHPTFKTPWKSTILVGLIVATVASLTPIDKVSELCSSGTLLAFAMICGAVWLLRVREPNLERPYRTPALPVIATLGICANLYLMYNLRTDTKISFVIWCTLGLIVYFTYSRRNSHLNHQD; encoded by the coding sequence ATGGAAACCAAACTAAAACCAGTTGATACCAGTGTTTGGCGTAAGAAGCCCCTTGCGGCTTACGAAGCTGATATGAAAAAAAGTGAACTCAAACGTGTGTTAACCCGCTGGGGGCTAACATCGCTTGGGATCGGAGCCGTTATTGGAGGTGGAATTTTTGTGCTCACTGGTATTGCCGCTCACGACTGGGCTGGCCCCGCGCTGGCGCTCTCGTTCGTACTGGCCGGTGTCGCCTGTACATTCGCAGCTCTTTGCTATGCTGAGTTTGCATCCATTCTACCCGTTGAAGGCTCTGCTTATGCTTATTCATATGGCACGGTGGGCGAGATTTTTGCCTGGCTTATTGGCTGGAATCTTATTCTGGAATATATGATGGGAGCCACGACAGTTGCCGTAAGCTGGTCTGGTTATTTTGAAAAGTTACTCCATCTGTTTGGAATAACCCCTCCTATCTATTTAATGAATGACCCTATTACGGCACAGGAAAAAGCCGAAAAACTACGGGCTGCGGGTGAAATTATCCCGGATTTTTCATTTGCTGTAAACTTGCCCGCGTTTTTGATCGTACTTGTCGTTACCTATATTTTGGTACGGGGTATCAAAGAAGCCGCCAGCACAAACAACATTATCGTAATTGTAAAGGTGGCGGTCGTTATTTTCGTCATTATTGTAGGGGCATTTTATATCGATACAACCAACTGGACTCCATTTATTCCACAACCAGTTATCGATAATTCAGGGCAGCAGCACTATGGCTTTAATGGTATTGTCACAGCTGCCAGTATTGTCTTTTTCGCTTATATCGGGTTCGATGCCGTGTCGACCCAGGCGGGAGAAGCTATCAATCCAAAAAAAGACGTACCCTTCGCTATTATTGCCTCGCTTATCATTTGCACAATCCTGTACATTCTCGTTTCGCTCGTACTGACAGGCATGGTGCCTTTCAAAGATCTTGACCTGAAAGCTCCAGTAGCTCAGGCATTTGCGGATAAGGGATTAACATGGGCCGTTTATATCATCACAATTGCAGCCCTGGGCGGACTTACTTCTGTAATGTTGGTGATGATGCTTGGGCAGACTCGTATTTTCCTGGGTATGGCTAAAGATGGGCTATTACCAAAAAACATGTTTGCCTCTATTCACCCAACCTTCAAAACGCCCTGGAAAAGCACAATCCTGGTCGGTCTGATCGTTGCAACGGTTGCTTCGCTGACACCTATCGATAAAGTTTCCGAACTCTGTAGCTCTGGTACTCTGCTGGCTTTTGCTATGATTTGCGGAGCGGTCTGGCTACTTCGGGTGCGTGAACCAAATCTGGAGCGCCCCTATCGGACACCCGCTTTGCCTGTCATTGCCACGTTAGGTATCTGTGCTAATCTGTATTTGATGTATAATCTTCGGACAGATACCAAAATATCTTTCGTCATATGGTGTACATTGGGTCTGATCGTTTATTTCACCTACAGCCGTCGGAATAGTCATCTGAATCATCAGGACTAA